DNA sequence from the Pseudomonadota bacterium genome:
CCATGAGCACGTCCTTGGTGGTCGCCATGTGAACGTCGTCGCCCGTCTGCTTCTTGCGCTCGCGGAGCTTGCGGTTCTCCTCTTCGACGATAGATCGATCGACGAGGGCGCCCGGCAGGATGACGGTGTCGCCCGCGTCTTCGATCTTCACCTTGCGCAGCATCTGCCGCACGATGGTCTCGACGTGCTTGTCGTTGATGTCCACGCCTTGTGAGCGGTACACGTGCTGCACCTCGTTGACGAGGTACTTCTGCACCTCTTCGACGCCGCGCACGCGGAGCACGTCGTGGGGGTTGAGCGGGCCGTCGACGAGCTGCTCGCCGGCCTCGATGTGGTCGCCTTCGCGTACCAGCAGTCGCGCCGAGAAGGGCACGAGGTGCGAGGTATCGCCGCCGCTTGTCGATTTGATGGTGATCTTGCGCTGCCGCTTCTCTTCAGAGATGGACACGACGCCCTCGTGCTCGCTCATCACTGCGAAGCCCTTCGGCTTGCGCGCCTCGAAGAGCTCTTCGACGCGGGGAAGACCCGTGATGATGTCTTCGGAAGCGGTACCACCGGTGTGGAAGGTGCGCAAGGTGAGCTGCGTGCCAGGCTCACCGATGGACTGGGCGGCGATGATGCCCACAGTCTCACCGATCTCAACCGGCTTGCCGGTGGCGAGGTTTCGGCCGTAGCACTTGATGCACAGGCCGAAGCGAGCGCCGCAGGTCAGCACCGAGCGGATCTTCACCGTCTTGACCCGCACCATCTCGATGCCGGCAGCGGCGATCTCCTTGGCGGTCTCTTCGGTGATGCGCTCGCCCTCGCGGACGATGACCAGGGGCATGCCCTTGTCGTTCATCTGCGTGGGGTGAATGATGGCTTCCGACGAGAGCCGGCTGCGCGCGTCGCTGATGTGCACAACGACACCGCCCGCCTTCTCGACCATGTCGCCCACCTCGTCGGGGACTTCGGTGTGCGCGGCTGCCAGAACCTCACCGGTGTCGGCATCGACCACGATGTCCTCAGCGGCGGTGCGGCCGCTGATTCGCTCGGCCAGGCTCACCATCACGTCACCACCGTCCTCCACGGCCTCCATGCGGATGCTGCGGCTGGTCTGGCAATCGCTCTCGCGGATGATGACGTCTTGTGACACGTCGATGAGACGACGGGTCAGGTAGCCCGAGTCAGCGGTTCGAAGCGCTGTATCGGCGAGGCCCTTACGCGCGCCGTGGGTCGAGATGAAGTACTCGAGCACCGACAGTCCCTCGCGCAGGTTGGCGCGGATGGGCAGCGGGATGATGCGACCCGAGGGGTCGGCCATCAGTCCGCGCATGCCGGCGATCTGCTTCACCTGTGCAGGGTTGCCACGGGCACCCGAGGTCGCCATCATGTAGACCGGATTGAGACGGTCGAGGTGACGCATCATGGCGGCCTCAACGTCGTTGGTGGCCTTCATCCAGATCTCTTTGATGTGACGGTAGCGCTCGCCGTCGGTGATCCAGCCTTTGCGGAACCAGACGTCGAGCAGCGCGACACGGTCGTCTGACTTCTTCAGGATGGCGGGCTTCTCCGGCGGCACCTGGATGTCGTCGACACCGATGGTGTTGCCAGAGCGGGTGGCGAAGCGGAAGCCCAGCTGCTTGAGGTTGTCGAGCAGCACCGCGGTGCGCGCGCTTCCGAACTCGCGGTGGATGCCGGAGATGAACTTTGTCATGCCGCGCTTGTCGATGGTCTTGTTGAGGAACTTCTGCGCAAGCTCGACCGGAATCGCGCGGTTCAGGATGATTCGTCCCACTGTGGTCTCGAGCATCGAGACCGATCCGTTGTGCTCGGTGTAGCGCACGCGAATCGGGGCCTGGAGCTCGATCTCACCGGCCTCATAGGCCGCGATGGCCTCGTCGGTGTCGGAGAAGCGCTTGCCCTGACCTTTCGAGTCGTACTTCTCGATGGTGAGGTAGTAGATGCCCAGCACCATGTCTTGCGACGGCACCATCGCTGGCTTGCCGAACGAGGGCAGCAGGATGTTGTTGGCGGAGAGCATGAGGATGCGCGCTTCTGCCTGCGCTCCCGCGGAGAGCGGCAGGTGCACGGCCATCTGGTCGCCGTCGAAGTCGGCGTTGTAGGGGGTGCAGACCAGCGGGTGGATCTGGATCGCCTTGCCCTCGACGAGCACCGGCTCGAAGGCCTGGATGCCCAGGCGGTGCAGGGTCGGGGCGCGGTTCAGGAGCACGGGATGGTCCTTGATGACCTCCTCGAGGATGTCCCACACCTCAGGACGCACGCGTTCCACCATGCGCTTGGCGCTCTTGATGTTGTGCACGAGCTGGTGGTCGACGAGCTTCTTCATGACAAAGGGCTTGAAGAGCTCGAGCGCCATCTCCTTGGGCAGACCGCACTGATGGAGCTTGAGGTTCGGGCCGACCACGATCACCGAGCGGCCCGAGTAGTCGACGCGCTTTCCGAGCAGGTTCTGGCGGAAGCGACCCTGCTTGCCCTTGAGCATGTCGGAGAGCGACTTGAGCGGGCGGTTGTTTGGACCCGTCACCGGGCGACCGCGGCGGCCGTTGTCGATGAGAGCATCCACCGCCTCCTGCAACATGCGCTTCTCGTTCTTGACGATGATCTCGGGAGCACCGAGATCGAGCAGGCGCTTGAGGCGGTTGTTGCGGTTGATGACGCGTCGATAGAGGTCGTTGAGATCAGAGGTCGCAAAGCGGCCGCCGTCGAGCTGCACCATCGGGCGAAGCTCCGGCGGGATGACCGGCACCACGTCGAGGATCATCCACGACGGCTTGTTGCCGGACTTGCGGAAGGCCTCGACAACCTCAAGTCGCTTGATGGCCTTCGTGCGCTTCTGCCCCGAGACGGTGCGCAAGTCCTCACGCAGCTGGTCGTACAGCTCGTCGAGGTTCAGGGACAGCAGCAGCTCGCGAACGGCCTCGGCGCCCATGGCCGCCTTGAACCCATTGCGATACTTCTCACGATTCTCGCGATAGTCCATCTCTGACAGCAGCTGGCGCGCCTGCAGAGGGGTGTCTCCCGGGTCGGTGACGACGTAGGATGCGAAGTAGATGACCTTTTCGAGGGTGCGGGGCGACATGTCGAGCAGCAGGCCGATGCGCGAAGGCACGCCCTTGAAGTACCAGATGTGCGTGACAGGTGACGCCAGCTCGATGTGGCCCATGCGCTCGCGGCGCACCTTCGAGCGGGTGACCTCGACGCCGCACTTGTCGCAGATGACGCCCTTGAAGCGGATGCGCTTGTACTTGCCGCAGTGGCACTCCCAGTCCTTGATCGGACCGAAGATCTTCTCACAGAAGAGGCCATCGCGCTCCGGCTTGAGCGTGCGATAGTTGATGGTCTCGGGTTTCTTGACCTCGCCGTACGACCACTCCTTGATCTGCTGCGGAGAGGCCAGGCCGATCTTCATCGCCCCGAAGTTGTTTACATCGATACTCATCTTGCGGAACTCCTTGCGAAAACGGGGTCAGGAAAGGTATTGGGTGGGGGAGACGCCGAGAGGCGCGCGCTGAGACATCAGCGCGCCCCCTCGGCGTGGTGGCGGTGAGCGCTAGGGGGAGCTGAGCACTTCCTC
Encoded proteins:
- the rpoC gene encoding DNA-directed RNA polymerase subunit beta' gives rise to the protein MSIDVNNFGAMKIGLASPQQIKEWSYGEVKKPETINYRTLKPERDGLFCEKIFGPIKDWECHCGKYKRIRFKGVICDKCGVEVTRSKVRRERMGHIELASPVTHIWYFKGVPSRIGLLLDMSPRTLEKVIYFASYVVTDPGDTPLQARQLLSEMDYRENREKYRNGFKAAMGAEAVRELLLSLNLDELYDQLREDLRTVSGQKRTKAIKRLEVVEAFRKSGNKPSWMILDVVPVIPPELRPMVQLDGGRFATSDLNDLYRRVINRNNRLKRLLDLGAPEIIVKNEKRMLQEAVDALIDNGRRGRPVTGPNNRPLKSLSDMLKGKQGRFRQNLLGKRVDYSGRSVIVVGPNLKLHQCGLPKEMALELFKPFVMKKLVDHQLVHNIKSAKRMVERVRPEVWDILEEVIKDHPVLLNRAPTLHRLGIQAFEPVLVEGKAIQIHPLVCTPYNADFDGDQMAVHLPLSAGAQAEARILMLSANNILLPSFGKPAMVPSQDMVLGIYYLTIEKYDSKGQGKRFSDTDEAIAAYEAGEIELQAPIRVRYTEHNGSVSMLETTVGRIILNRAIPVELAQKFLNKTIDKRGMTKFISGIHREFGSARTAVLLDNLKQLGFRFATRSGNTIGVDDIQVPPEKPAILKKSDDRVALLDVWFRKGWITDGERYRHIKEIWMKATNDVEAAMMRHLDRLNPVYMMATSGARGNPAQVKQIAGMRGLMADPSGRIIPLPIRANLREGLSVLEYFISTHGARKGLADTALRTADSGYLTRRLIDVSQDVIIRESDCQTSRSIRMEAVEDGGDVMVSLAERISGRTAAEDIVVDADTGEVLAAAHTEVPDEVGDMVEKAGGVVVHISDARSRLSSEAIIHPTQMNDKGMPLVIVREGERITEETAKEIAAAGIEMVRVKTVKIRSVLTCGARFGLCIKCYGRNLATGKPVEIGETVGIIAAQSIGEPGTQLTLRTFHTGGTASEDIITGLPRVEELFEARKPKGFAVMSEHEGVVSISEEKRQRKITIKSTSGGDTSHLVPFSARLLVREGDHIEAGEQLVDGPLNPHDVLRVRGVEEVQKYLVNEVQHVYRSQGVDINDKHVETIVRQMLRKVKIEDAGDTVILPGALVDRSIVEEENRKLRERKKQTGDDVHMATTKDVLMGVTKASLATDSFLSAASFQETTRVLTEAAINGKIDPLLGLKENVIIGKLIPAGTGMPRYRNIPMETDEVEQPPYFGGYDGDGVQMYSEEDEAGGYGQEAYTEGDGEAYAEGDEYAYAATDEE